From Medicago truncatula cultivar Jemalong A17 chromosome 7, MtrunA17r5.0-ANR, whole genome shotgun sequence, a single genomic window includes:
- the LOC11427172 gene encoding albumin-2, with product MTKSGYIRAAFRSSRHNEAYIFINDDKYVLLDYAPGTTNDKILHGPSLVSDGFKSLAPTIFQSYAIDCAFDTDNNQAFIFHENFCALIDYAPYSCNDKLISGPKKIADVFPFFKGTVFESGIDAAYRSTKGKEAYLFKGDQYARIDYGINRLVSSIKSIKGFSSFCGTIFENGSFDAAFSSHKTNEVYIFKGDHYIRVGVNPGVPKDNLIGGVARIIDNWKSLGSMIPLKN from the coding sequence ATGACAAAATCTGGTTACATAAGGGCTGCTTTTCGTTCATCTAGGCACAATGAAGCTTACATTTTCATCAATGATGATAAGTACGTGCTATTGGATTATGCTCCTGGAACCACCAACGATAAGATTTTGCATGGGCCATCTCTTGTTAGTGATGGGTTTAAATCACTTGCTCCTACAATATTTCAAAGCTATGCAATTGATTGTGCATTTGACACCGATAACAACCAGGCATTCATCTttcatgaaaatttttgtgCTCTAATAGACTATGCTCCATACTCTTGCAACGACAAATTAATCTCCGGTCCTAAAAAAATTGCTGACGTGTTTCCTTTTTTCAAAGGAACGGTGTTTGAAAGCGGAATAGACGCCGCATATAGGTCAACTAAGGGCAAAGAAGCTTACTTATTTAAAGGAGACCAATATGCTCGTATAGACTATGGAATCAACCGTCTTGTTTCGAGTATCAAGAGCATTAAAGGTTTTTCATCTTTCTGTGGCACAATCTTTGAAAATGGGTCATTTGATGCAGCTTTTTCTTCTCACAAGACAAATGAAGTTTACATTTTCAAAGGAGACCACTATATACGTGTCGGTGTTAACCCAGGCGTACCAAAAGACAACCTTATCGGTGGTGTGGCACGAATCATTGACAATTGGAAATCTCTTGGTAGCATGATACCTCTAAAGAATTAA